One segment of Malassezia restricta chromosome V, complete sequence DNA contains the following:
- a CDS encoding UPF0160 domain protein MYG1, producing the protein MSDAKRIKLEGRERPVIVTHSGTFHADEALAVHLLTKLPALADAELVRTRDPAEIAKGTVVVDVGAEYRPSAHRYDHHQRGFFETFDAEHKTKLSSAGLVWKHFGKDILAAHMQCADSDERIPTLYRKMYDDFVEAIDGHDNGIPLYPGISDPPAYRSRTDLSSRISFMNPRWNETWDDADLLARFRRASKLAGTEFFERVDDAVESWLPARQLVVDALRARTSFEGADPAGRIVLFERAVVWKSHIFELEEELGITEKPLYVVYPDEANKWRVQAVPVNPESFESRRALPEAWRGIRDEQLSELSGIPQCVFVHQSGFIGGNHTREGALRMATQALA; encoded by the coding sequence ATGAGCGACGcgaagcgcatcaagcTTGAGGGTCGCGAGCGCCCCGTCATTGTGACGCACTCAGGCACGTTccatgccgacgaggcgctcgccgtTCATTTGCTCACAAAGCTGCCGGCCCTCGCTGACGCCGAGCTGGTCCGGACGCGCGACCCAGCCGAAATCGCGAAGGGCACCGTCGTAGTCGATGTCGGCGCAGAGTACCGCCCGTCTGCGCACCGCTACGACCACCACCAGCGCGGCTTCTTCGAGACGTTTGACGCCGAGCACAAGACGAAGCTGAGCAGCGCGGGTCTCGTGTGGAAGCACTTTGGCAAGGACATtctggcggcgcacatgcagTGCGCCGAcagcgacgagcgcatcccGACACTGTACCGCAAGATGTACGACGACTTTGTTGAGGCTATTGATGGCCACGACAACGGTATCCCGCTGTACCCCGGCATCAGCGACCCACCCGCCTACCGCTCACGCACGGATTTGTCGTCGCGGATCAGCTTCATGAATCCACGCTGGAACGAGACTTGGGACGACGCGGATCTCCTTGCGCGCTTCCGCCGCGCGTCGAAGCTCGCGGGGACCGAGTTCTTCGAGCGCGTAgacgacgccgtcgagTCGTGGCTGCCGGCCcgccagctcgtcgtggacgcgctgcgcgcgcgcacgtcgttTGAGGGAGCTGATCCGGCCGGCCGCATCGTGCTGTTTgagcgcgccgtcgtgTGGAAGAGCCATATCTTTgagctggaagaagagctCGGCATCACCGAAAAGCCCCTGTATGTCGTGTACCCCGACGAAGCGAACAAGTGGCGCGTGCAGGCCGTGCCTGTGAATCCCGAGAGCTTCGAGAGCCGCCGCGCTCTGCCCGAGGCATGGCGAGGCATCCGTGACGAGCAGCTCAGCGAGCTCAGTGGGATCCCGCAGTGCGTGTTTGTGCACCAGTCCGGCTTTATCGGTGGCAATCACACTCGCGAAGGTGCGCTGCGTATGGCGACGCAGGCCCTCGCCTAG
- a CDS encoding MFS transporter, which produces MSDRRRVVSLLGSVLIALSAGSTYVFSTYAPQLQDALHLSSTQLNVLGLAGNLGMYMSGPIWGRWIDRSGPYGAITSGAFLVLIGYGMLSRAYKYGWTNVPVVVLALFCLLTGLGNSAGNNAAINVQARSWNEQQRASAMALVLSAFGLSAFVYSTLSHAFFTDNVTGYLDLLALGSFTCFLTGMALIKTVPPQPVYLPEHPIAEEETRPVTSQREMRRSTSGTSARVIAWIQDVHESEYHVPEAQQEDAAGNDEVDEAPLNITGLALLRNTDFLLLFTVIGLLSGSGLLLINNVGIMTRALWDYAEKQHKNPLESTQLAAMTGVTVELLKKKGRKMAMQKVQALQVSCLSVGNATGRILIGFTSDVLVHMTRKSSHRTFLLLPIVLLAIVSQGLAAWPNVITTVHRLLFVSGITGLMYGFLFGLGPVLVFEWFGMSSFSQNWGWMSFAPVIVGNVYNIMFGSVYDAHVPKSGTHSHRCKLGEDCYRSVFKVTSVGCMIALVVCTVLIFRRVHGLRARLATLFGRRRLAVE; this is translated from the exons ATGTCGGACCGACGGCGGGTGGTGTCGCTGCTGGGTTCCGTCCTAATTGCCCTGTCAGCGGGCAGCACGTACGTGTTTAGCacgtatgcgccgcagctccaggatgcgctgcacttGTCGAGCACGCAACTGAACGTGCTGGGCCTGGCAGGCAATCTGGGCATGTATATGTCGGGCCCGATATGGGGCCGGTGGATCGACCGCTCGGGGCCGTACGGTGCGATCACCAGCGGCGCGTTTCTTGTGCTGATAGGCTATGGCATGCTGTCGCGTGCGTACAAGTACGGCTGGACGAATGTCCCTGTCGTGGTCCTGGCGCTCTTCTGCCTGCTCACAGGACTTGGTAATTCAGCCGGCAACAACGCCGCCATCAACGTGCAGGCGCGCAGCTGGAacgagcagcagcgtgcgtcggcaATGGCGCTTGTGCTTTCCGCGTTCGGCCTGAGTGCGTTTGTGTATTCGACGCTGTCGCACGCCTTCTTTACCGATAATGTGACGGGGTACCTGGACCTGCTGGCTCTCGGTAGTTTCACCTGCTTCCTTACAGGTATGGCGCTGATCAAGACGGTGCCGCCGCAGCCCGTGTACCTGCCCGAGCACCCGATTGCTGAGGAGGAGACGCGCCCTGTGACGTCTCAGCGCgagatgcgccgctcgacgtccGGGACAAGCGCGCGAGTCATTGCATGGATCCAGGACGTGCACGAGTCGGAGTATCATGTGCCAGAGGCGCAGCAAGAGGACGCGGCTGGGAATGAcgaggtcgacgaggcgccacTGAACATTACGGGCCTCGCCCTTCTCCGTAACACGGACTTTTTACTCCTGTTCACCGTCATTGGGCTGCTGAGCGGCTCTGGCCTGCTGCTGATCAACAACGTCGGCATCATGACACGCGCGCTTTGGGACTATGCCGAGAAGCAGCACAAGAACCCGCTCGAAtcgacgcagctcgcggcCATGACCGGCGTCActgtcgagctgctcaagaagaAGGGCCGGAAAATGGCGATGCAAAAAGTGCAGGCGCTCCAAGTGTCGTGCCTCAGTGTGGGCAATGCTACGGGACGCATCCTCATTGGGTTCACGTCCGACGTTCTCGTGCACATGACACGAAAGTCGTCGCACCGCACCTTTTTACTCCTGCCGATCGTGCTTCTGGCCATTGTGTCGCAGGGCCTGGCGGCGTGGCCGAATGTGATCACGACGGTGCATCGCTTGCTCTTTGTTTCAGGCATCACGGGTCTCATGTACGGCTTCCTGTTCGGTCTCGGCCCTGTGCTTGTATTTGAATGGTTTGGTATGAGTTCCTTCAGTCAGAACTGGGGATGGATGAGTTTTGCGCCGGTCATTGTCGGCAATGTGTACAATATTATGTTTGGAAG TGTgtacgatgcgcatgtgccgaAGAGCGGCACACACAGCCACCGCTGCAAGCTTGGTGAGGACTGCTACCGCTCCGTCTTCAAGGTGACGTCGGTCGGGTGCATGATCGCACTCGTTGTGTGCACCGTCCTCATTTTCCGCCGCGTCCACGGCCTGCGAGCGAggctcgcgacgctgttTGGCCGGCGCAGGCTAGCTGTTGAATAG
- a CDS encoding urease accessory protein: protein MATESYLVQLLSDSNLPTGGFIASGGLESYHAHGLLPPHDTVSTTLSFVEHTLGNYAASVLPYMCAAYRLSRSYIEGHDDALDALCRLDWHHHTLLLNHVSRRASLIQGIALLTLYVRSFSSALQDDSARADALVEELRRRIRRGGARLAGGALALPSDELAGHLAVCTGVFSCCVGLSLERMIHHHVFLQARNLMSCSIRLNTIGPYLAHRLLASDLRPLVERIAASVSCEAGDKLIAENGDDDDEDLDLVCTTWPLGEIIQARHDQLHSRLFNS from the coding sequence ATGGCGACCGAGTCGTATCTGGtccagctgctgagcgactCGAACCTGCCGACAGGCGGCTTCATCGCCTCGGGCGGCCTCGAATCGTACCACGCGCACGGGCTCCTACCGCCTCACGACAccgtgtcgacgacgctgtcgttcgTGGAACACACGCTCGGGAACTATGCGGCGAGTGTCCTGCCCTACATGTGCGCTGCGTACCGTCTCTCCCGCTCGTACATCGAgggccacgacgacgcactcgatgcgctgtgccgcctcGACTGGCACCATCATACCCTGCTGCTGAACCACGTatcgcgccgcgcatcaTTGATCCAGGGAATCGCATTGCTGACGCTGTACGTGCGGTCGTTTTCCTCAGCCCTGCAGGATgactcggcgcgcgcggaTGCCCTGGTTGAGGAGCtccggcggcgcatccggcgtggcggcgcgaggCTGGCAGGCGGCGCCCTCGCACTCCCATCCGACGAGCTTGCGGGCCATCTCGCCGTGTGCACAGGCGTCTTCTCGTGCTGTGTAGGCCtgtcgctcgagcgcatgaTCCATCACCACGTGTTCTTGCAGGCACGCAACCTCATGTCCTGCTCGATCCGACTCAATACGATCGGGCCGTACCTCGCGCACCGTCTGTTGGCATCGGATCTGCGTCCgcttgtcgagcgcatcgccgcgagcgtctcgtGTGAGGCGGGCGACAAGCTGATCGCCGAAAacggcgatgacgacgatgaggacCTCGACTTGGTCtgcacgacatggccgcTGGGCGAGATTATCCAAGCACGTCATGATCAATTGCATTCGCGTCTATTCAACAGCTAG
- a CDS encoding vacuole protein — protein sequence MPPASLAVLRCLGIGVRGRVRSEFQPDPWWKRYAYTSIVAVCVLWTCAMYLWRVCYPMIVQKPRALGSRAEGIGLLVGFLVIWCIFLWCFTTVVLSHPGYVHDLTKDVPTPPPQFASSAPIDIERAPPAHSDEPVHSVQNTQLFSPPEERERRWRDLEAGLDMSPIDGGAHSQGKDTSSSVPLSTMPPSTGPSSLGEDEPFSTPAEEVPPPPPLPTHTPFGTSPTAHDAATAELAPPIDPRLPKPYRLPSDMPLYSPAYLYCTHCQRPRPPRAHHCRRCGACVLRMDHHCPWIGGCVGAHNYHFYFSTVLWGLILSLYVVVSMAPLFARGVRSHSSSSSWSDIIHDWAVDGFMISLFVIGFFFFLFTCSLVFVHVQMSGHNLTSIEQRAINAFRSREGYTLHRYFSASGQGGTLGTGPMAAWRRFRARRQMLHEWNYEWGDPHRDGNPWWIANMDELEYATASLSANEREAFLEKMLGMSSTQNSNTSYGACTSMQPKLIPSAWTWLTRPPFLLNMQLSLGPPHGWVLPIVCRASTGVHFPLNPRYTRDGLWRPRPYWPTLSQTRT from the coding sequence ATGCCGCCTGCCTCGCTGGCCGTGCTGAGGTGTCTTGGcatcggcgtgcgcggccgcgtCCGCTCCGAGTTTCAGCCGGACCCATGGTGGAAAAGGTATGCCTACACATCCATCGTGGCCGTCTGTGTCCTGTGGACATGCGCCATGTACCtgtggcgcgtgtgctACCCCATGATCGTGCAAAAGCCACGAGCCCTTGGCTCGCGAGCCGAGGGCATCGGCCTCCTTGTTGGTTTCCTCGTCATATGGTGCATCTTTCTATGGTGCTTTACTACCGTCGTGCTCTCGCACCCCGGATACGTGCATGACCTCACGAAGGACGTACCCACACCGCCCCCACAGTTCGCGTCGTCCGCGCCCATCGACATTGAGCGCGCGCCTCCCGCCCACAGTGACGAGCCTGTGCACAGCGTACAAAATACCCAGCTCTTCTCGCCACCTGAGGAACGTgagcggcgctggcgcgaCTTGGAAGCCGGTCTCGACATGTCACCCATCGATGGAGGTGCGCATTCCCAAGGCAAAGATACCTCATCGTCCGTGCCGCtatcgacgatgccgccatCCACCGGACCAAGCTCATTGGGAGAGGACGAACCGTTCAGCACCCCAGCTGAGGAAGtgccaccgccaccacctCTCCCGACGCACACTCCCTTCGGCACATCACCAACGGCTCACGACGCGGCAACTGCGGAACTCGCTCCGCCCATCGACCCACGTCTGCCCAAGCCGTATCGCTTACCATCAGACATGCCGCTGTACAGCCCCGCATATCTTTATTGCACACATTGCCAGCGCCCACGACCACCCCGCGCCCACCATTGCCGACGATGTGGTGCAtgtgtgctgcgcatggaCCACCACTGTCCATGGATTGGCGGATGTGTCGGAGCCCACAACTACCACTTCTACTTCTCTACCGTTCTGTGGGGCCTTATTCTCTCACTGTATGTGGTTGTGAGCATGGCGCCTCTTTTCGCACGCGGCGTGCGGTCCCActcatcatcgtcgtcatggtCCGACATCATCCACGATTGGGCTGTCGATGGATTCATGATCAGCCTCTTCGTCATTggcttctttttcttcctATTCACCTGCTCCCTCGTTTTTGTACATGTCCAGATGAGCGGCCACAACCTCACGTCcatcgagcagcgtgcaATCAACGCGTTTCGCTCTCGTGAAGGATACACACTGCATCGCTACTTCTCAGCCTCGGGGCAAGGCGGCACACTCGGCACCGGACCAATGGCAGCCTGGCGCCGATTCCGCGCCCGGCGACAGATGCTGCATGAATGGAACTATGAGTGGGGCGACCCGCATCGCGATGGCAATCCATGGTGGATCGCAAATatggacgagctggaaTACGCCACTGCATCGCTTAGTGCGAacgagcgcgaggcatTTCTAGAAAAAATGCTTGGCATGTCCAGTACGCAAAACTCCAACACGTCCTACGGCGCATGTACATCGATGCAGCCAAAGCTGATCCCCTCCGCCTGGACATGGCTAACGCGGCCACCATTCCTCTTGAATATGCAGCTCAGCCTTGGTCCACCGCACGGCTGGGTTTTGCCCATCGTGTGTCGAGCCTCAACAGGCGTCCACTTTCCGTTGAATCCGCGTTATACTCGCGACGGCCTATGGCGCCCACGGCCCTACTGGCCAACCCTGTCTCAGACACGTACATAG
- a CDS encoding zinc finger protein: MSDDTHFRPIGEQVHDATQEARPVHEIESLCMECHKQGITRLLPTYIPYFREVIVMSFSCPHCGNRNSEVQMAGEIQPKGCIYTVHVTTKQDMNRQIVKSEFCSVTVPELQLQIPARRGQITTIEGILQDTVRDLEMGQPVRKHMQPDVYEKIEALCERIRGLLGEETDASHPVQPFKVVLDDPSGNSFVEYTGSIESSGGADAKWSKRDYPRTKEQNVALGLMGDAAAENGGGFSKDEGETEFENEEIYSFPGTCSSCNAPVSTNMKKVNIPYFKDILIMSTSCDHCGYRDNEVKSGSAISAHGRKLTLHVQDSEDLSRDILKSESAGLSIPEIDLYLAPGTLGGRFTTLEGLLQNVYDELYEKVLMRGDSAAKDDVNKFESFLGKLKRAISAEACPYTVILDDPLANSYIQNPYAPDPDEQLESETYERSWEQNEVLGLNDMKIENYEEATPASKKPRTDEHPST; encoded by the coding sequence ATGAGCGACGACACACATTTCCGCCCCATTGGCGAGCAAGTGCACGATGCCACGCAGGAGGCGCGCCCTGTGCATGAGATCGAGTCTCTGTGCATGGAGTGCCACAAGCAGGGCATCACGCGACTTTTGCCGACGTACATTCCGTACTTTCGCGAGGTGATTGTGATGAGCTTTTCGTGCCCGCATTGTGGCAACCGGAACAGCGAAGTGCAGATGGCGGGAGAGATCCAGCCGAAGGGCTGCATCTACACGGTGCATGTGACGACCAAGCAGGACATGAACCGACAGATTGTGAAGAGCGAGTTTTGCTCGGTCACCGTCCCTGAGCTCCAGCTGCAGATTcctgcgcgccgcggccagATCACGACGATCGAGGGCATCCTGCAAGACACGGTGCGTGATCTCGAGATGGGCCAGCCGGTGCgcaagcacatgcagccGGACGTGTACGAGAAGATTGAGGCGCTCTGTGAGCGCATCCGCGGCCTTCTCGGCGAGGAGACCGACGCGAGCCATCCCGTCCAGCCCTTCAAggtcgtgctggacgatCCATCGGGCAACAGCTTTGTCGAGTACACGGGCTCGATCGAGAGCAGCGGAGGCGCCGATGCGAAATGGAGCAAGCGTGACTATCCGCGCACCAAGGAGCAGAACGTGGCGCTGGGCCTGATGGGtgacgctgctgccgagAATGGCGGCGGCTTCAGCAAAGACGAGGGCGAGACGGAGTTTGAGAACGAGGAGATTTACTCGTTCCCGggcacctgctccagctGCAACGCGCCTGTGTCGACCAACATGAAGAAGGTCAACATCCCGTACTTCAAGGACATCCTGAtcatgtcgacgtcgtgTGATCACTGCGGCTACCGCGACAACGAAGTCAAGTCTGGCTCGGCGATCAGTGCGCACGGCCGGAAGCtcacgctgcatgtgcaGGACAGCGAAGACCTCTCGCGGGATATTCTCAAGTCGGAGAGTGCCGGTCTCTCGATCCCTGAGATCGACCTGTACCTCGCGCCCGGCACGCTGGGTGGCCGCTTCACGACGCTCGAGGGTCTGCTGCAGAACGTGTACGATGAGCTGTATGAAAAAGTGCTGATGCGCGGCGACTCGGCGGCGAAAGACGACGTCAACAAGTTTGAGAGCTTCCTGGGCAAACTGAAGCGCGCGATTAGTGCCGAGGCGTGTCCGTACACCGTCATCCTGGACGACCCACTCGCCAACAGCTACATCCAGAACCCGTACGCACCGGACCCCgatgagcagctcgagtcAGAAACGTACGAGCGGTCGTGGGAGCAGAACGAGGTGCTCGGCCTCAACGACATGAAAATCGAGAACTACGAGGAGGCTACGCCCGCATCCAAGAAGCCTCGCACGGACGAGCATCCCAGCACGTAG
- a CDS encoding mitotic spindle assembly checkpoint protein MAD2B, producing MMNASRVDRDRVRDGPMTYHETVDMITELLECAFHTILCVRRVYPTNAFVRRRMYDTPVYESRHPGLSEYIYSVVQAIGRELEESTVRQVILAIYNEDAPDEALEEFVFVLTFLLSDADKRDRDLVIRGNISRATAELVARQFLLQILTCESRLEPMASDRPRTFRILLDVAEGCAPSGGIDEPTFGAWVPASGIPFKANAQDDGIATVSTTAHNSVESMPLIHPLHILESGIIHMALHVEESRERKEYTKAYVPSAFTSSQHSSTPAASLPRDLDDPAMDEYDPSQVPVRKRKLYAQVQGGNGPMSDESSESFSSDGGHSDTN from the exons ATGATGAACGCATCTCGAGTGGATCGTGACCGTGTTCGAGATGGTCCGATGACGTACCATG AAACGGTTGATATGATAACAGAGCTTT TGGAATGTGCCTTCCACACGATCTTATGTGTTCGCCGAGTATACCCCACGAATGCGTTTGTGAGGCGCCGAATGTATGATACGCCCGTATATGAGAGCCGGCATCCAGGCCTCAGTGAATATATCTACAGCGTTGTGCAAGCCATTGGGCGTGAGCTAGAGGAGTCGACAGTACGTCAGGTTATCCTGGCAATATACAATGAAGATGCGCCAGATGAAGCACTCGAGGAATTTGTTTTTGTGCTTACCTTCCTTCTTTCAGACGCTGACAAGCGCGACCGAGATCTTGTAATTCGTGGAAACATATCGAGAGCTACTGCGGAGCTTGTTGCGCGACAATTTCTCCTGCAGATTCTCACATGTGAGTCTCGTCTAGAGCCCATGGCCTCGGATCGGCCTCGCACATTCCGCATCTTGCTGGATGTAGCAGAGGGATGTGCACCATCAGGTGGCATTGACGAACCGACCTTCGGGGCATGGGTCCCAGCTAGTGGTATACCATTTAAGGCCAACGCCCAGGATGATGGTATTGCTACGGTATCTACGACAGCTCACAACAGTGTGGAATCGATGCCTCTGATACATCCTCTGCATATCCTGGAGTCAGGCATTATACATatggcgctgcatgtggaAGAGTCGCGTGAGCGTAAAGAATACACAAAAGCTTATGTGCCGAGCGCATTCACGTCAAGCCAGCACAGCAGCACACCGGCTGCGTCTTTGCCGCGTGATTTGGACGATCCTGCCATGGACGAGTACGATCCAAGTCAGGTTCCCGTacgcaagcgcaagctcTATGCACAGGTTCAGGGAGGAAACGGGCCCATGTCTGACGAGTCTAGTGAGTCGTTCTCGAGCGATGGGGGACATAGTGATACAAATTAA
- a CDS encoding DNA-directed RNA polymerases I and III subunit RPAC1, translated as MDRHNVVEILPERVGNVSSTSYPRHHPGVSGAWDYDEFKQHLRVDVTRWTTELCEFDLVGVDASIANSIRRVLIAEVPTVAIEHVYIWNNTSIIQDEVLSHRLGLIPLAIDPRKLSFKMDDEANDQNTVVFNLKAECKKRGASKDAGIEGRYVYSSQLEWDPKGDQAETMADCPPRPVHSDIVIAKMALGQSMEMELHCEKGIGKDHAKFSPVATATYRLLPLIEILKPIPEPLIPKFISCFPEGVMEQGGENGVRVVDTRKDTVSREVLRHPEFEGFVRLGRIQDHFLFSVESTGIYEPEQLLPASIEVLRRKIALLKLALDAVPTGTQP; from the coding sequence ATGGACAGACACAATGTTGTGGAAATCCTGCCAGAGAGGGTAGGCAATGTGTCGTCTACATCGTACCCGCGACACCATCCCGGTGTCTCAGGTGCTTGGGACTACGACGAGTTCAAGCAGCATCTTCGTGTGGACGTAACAAGGTGGACGACCGAGCTGTGTGAGTTTGATTTGGTCGGAGTCGATGCGAGTATAGCGAATTCCATTCGTCGTGTTCTTATTGCAGAAGTACCTACTGTGGCAATTGAGCATGTGTATATATGGAACAATACATCCATTATCCAGGATGAGGTACTTTCACATCGATTGGGTTTGATTCCTTTGGCGATTGATCCCAGAAAGTTGTCGTTTAAgatggacgacgaagcCAATGATCAAAACACGGTTGTATTCAACCTAAAGGCTGAGTGCAAAAAGCGGGGCGCCTCGAAGGATGCGGGCATCGAAGGTCGCTACGTGTATTCCTCGCAGCTTGAGTGGGACCCCAAGGGCGACCAGGCTGAGACGATGGCAGACTGCCCGCCACGTCCTGTGCACTCGGATATTGTCATCGCAAAAATGGCTCTTGGGCAGAGTATGGAGATGGAATTGCACTGCGAAAAAGGAATCGGCAAAGATCATGCAAAATTCTCGCCCGTAGCGACGGCTACATATCGGCTCTTGCCGCTGATCGAGATTCTCAAGCCAATCCCAGAGCCTTTGATTCCTAAATTCATCTCATGCTTCCCTGAAGGCGTTATGGAGCAAGGCGGTGAAAacggcgtgcgtgtcgtTGATACACGCAAAGACACGGTGAGCCGTGAAGTACTTCGGCATCCTGAGTTTGAGGGTTTTGTGCGTCTCGGTCGAATTCAGGATCACTTTCTGTTTAGCGTGGAGTCTACGGGTATATATGAGCCGGAGCAGTTGCTACccgcctcgatcgaggtgctgcgtcgcaagATTGCGCTCCTCAAACTTGCGTTGGACGCCGTGCCAACTGGTACGCAGCCATAG
- a CDS encoding ubiquitin thioesterase protein OTUB1 — translation MCDYRSLNDAQIHALNQDMMDESVSSSSSLVHDVEPVEVLAQEYKHNPMFLGCIEWLSKMSTYKSLQRLKGDGNCFYRAFSYAFVNAIICTDDRSRREAICHHVESTLELLKRTGVDEEIARDFFDPFQKLVKEATKLGPAYLQSRSKLLMRDFNDPETSNSIVVYMRLIASAYLKLHQDDYFPFVVSENASVSSMEEFCLQEVEAFGKDADHVQIMALCSVLRANVKIIYLQGSTRSFNSTRNTDALNLAEAIEPQPCNITPFEIDGALIELSPLLYRPGHFDLLW, via the exons ATGTGCGACTATCGGAGTTTGAATGATGCACAAATCCACGCGCTAAACCAAGATATGATGGATGAGTCAGTatcatcatcgtcttcaCTCGTTCACGATGTGGAACCAGTGGAAGTGTTAGCGCAAGAGTATAAGCATAACCCTATGTTTCTAGGATGTATCGAGTGGCTTTCAAAAATGTCTACCTATAAAAGTCTGCAGCGATTGAAGGGAGATGGTAATTGCTTTTATCGAGCATTCAGCTACGCATTTGTGAACGCCATTATCTGTACTGATGACAGGAGTCGAAGGGAAGCAATATGTCATCACGTCGAATCCACGCTTGAACTGTTAAAGCGAACGGGTGTTGATGAGGAAATCGCTCGAGACTTTTTCGACCCGTTTCAAAAGCTTGTAAAAGAGGCGACGAAGCTTGGACCTGCTTACCTTCAAAGTCGCTCAAAGTTGCTGATGAGGGATTTTAATGACCCTGAGACCAGCAACAGTATCGTTGTTTATATGCGTCTTATTGCTAGCGCCTATCTCAAG CTTCATCAGGATGACTATTTTCCGTTTGTTGTTAGTGAGAATGCCTCTGTATCGAGCATGGAAGAATTCTGTCTACAAGAAGTTGAGGCATTTGGTAAAGATGCGGATCATGTTCAAATTATGGCTTTATGCTCCGTTTTACGCGCCAATGTCAAGATTATTTACTTACAAGGGTCCACGCGCTCATTCAATTCGACAAGGAACACTGATGCACTTAATCTGGCCGAAGCAATAGAACCTCAACCATGCAACATTACACCATTCGAAATTGATGGTGCGCTTATTGAATTGAGCCCCCTCTTGTATCGCCCTGGCCACTTTGACCTACTTTGGTAG